Genomic window (Polaribacter batillariae):
CGTTAAAGGCGAAAGGCAATTAGATAATTTTGTGGTTGTTAAATTACTACAATTCGAAGCAGTAGAATTTCCAACAGAAATGCGATCTAGACTTCAGTTAGGAAAAGATAATGGTTCTTATGATATTGGTTATACATCTTCCATTAAAAATGGAAACGATCCAAAATCGAAAGATGTTTTAGACGGTACACATCCATACATATCAGTTATAAAAACAAGTGACGAACCTGCTATTGGAATTGATGTAAAAATGATAATTGCAGATAGTTATGGAACACCATTAAATACAGATAAGATTACTTTTTTTCCTTTCGGATCTGGTTATTTACAGAACTATCACGATAATTCTACAGAAACAATAACCAATGCAACCAACACAGTATTTTCTCTGCCTGCTCCTCCATTTCCACAGTATGCAAGAAATTACTCAGGTACTAATTCTTACCTAATGTACTACTTAACCAAACCTACAGCTTTTACAGTAGAAAAAGAAGCTTTCGAAAAAGATAATGGCCCAAAAGATTGGACAAAGTACACAGATCCTGCCACAGGCGAAATAAGAAATAGAGCATATATCAGGTGGGGAATTAAAATTAACGATTCTGGTACTTGGGAAATTAAAATGAAAATTCCGTACACTAAAATTAAAGAATAATATAATATTACAATGAGAATTATTTGAATTTAATAAAAAAGGTGCTTATTATAACAATAGGCACCTTTTTTTTAAAACTATTTTAATTGGTTTTTTAACCTCTTATACAATTTTTATAAGGTTAGTAGATAATTTCATAGATCAAAAGTCAATAAAAC
Coding sequences:
- a CDS encoding DUF5007 domain-containing protein, with protein sequence MKNIITVLLFIVALASCTPPEVGYIDDNIHALQDTIFVPRGIFKLSAVPAVEGSTYPLEWEITGVTDADGNPTDELFEKHIITTWTAAYNPETDTTLELAQAKIQQTEEPSILISSVSGEMAFTGATKFVENDIFKINVKVKNVKGERQLDNFVVVKLLQFEAVEFPTEMRSRLQLGKDNGSYDIGYTSSIKNGNDPKSKDVLDGTHPYISVIKTSDEPAIGIDVKMIIADSYGTPLNTDKITFFPFGSGYLQNYHDNSTETITNATNTVFSLPAPPFPQYARNYSGTNSYLMYYLTKPTAFTVEKEAFEKDNGPKDWTKYTDPATGEIRNRAYIRWGIKINDSGTWEIKMKIPYTKIKE